The genome window CGGCTATGAGGCTACTTACCTTGATGGAACCAATGACTGGGAATGGGGAAGCTGGCCCAATATGGATAAACGTGCAATTGAATACAACGCAAGCACAATAAAAGCTTCTATAGCCCGTGTTAATGAAACAACAGGCCTTGATATTACCGATGATCACATTAAAGCAGCATTGCAGGAAATAATGCAGATTACAATGGGCTATATGACTCTTACCGGAATGGTGTCTAAGGCTGATCCGCAGCCTATAAGCCAGGCCGATATCGGATTGGTATTTTTAATCAAGGGTGCAGGAACACGCTATCCCAAAGATGTAATCAACGGCATTAATATGCTCATTAAGGAAACAAAACAAAAAATTGATGCAGGAGTTGGAGTAGTGCCCAAAGGTGCTCCAAGGGTATATGTGCAGCTTAGAACACTTGTGGACCAGAAGCCTATGAGAGCAATCGAAGAGCTGGGGCTTGCAATACCGATGATGATGGTGGACGGTTACCACCCTTATGAAACTCAGCCTACAAATTATCCTGATGATCGATGGATGTCTTTATCCGAGCAGGCATTTCGCAAACCTCAGCTTAGTTCCGCCGAAGGAAGTCTGCGATACTGGGAATGGTGTGCAAATGATCAGAAAGTTGACGGAATTATCATGATGTATCCAATATCGTGCCGGCCTTTTTGCAGCCCCACATTTATAGGAAAAGATTATATAGAAAAAAACACCGGGCTTCCAACTATCCTGGTTGAAGCGGACGGCTACGATACGAGAAACTACAGCTCAGGGCAGATAAAGACAAGGATTGAATCATTTGCTGAAATTTTAAAAGCCAACAAAAAGATAGCTGCCGGAACTCTTTGATACACGAAAAGCTGAACTGACTCTCTATGGTAATTTTAAGCCGATAAGTATTCCCAGTTTCTGAGCATAATCAGATTATGATGAAATAGTAATAAGTCGTCATTCCCGCGGAGGCGGGAATCCAAAGAATACGAATCTGATTGAATTTGCTGGATTCCCGTTTTCACGGGAATGACAAGATAAAGGTTTTTCAGACTTTTTGCTGGGCCTTCAGATTATGCTCATCACAGCATCAAATACCTCGGTTACGGTTATATTCTTCATACATGCTGTATTGTCGCATTCTTTTTTAAGGCATGGGCTGCAATCCTTATCGCTTCTTATTACTTTATGTCCTTTTCCGTAAGGGCCGGTTCGCAACGGTGAAGTAGGTCCGAAAAGCGAAACAACCTTGCATCCCATTGCAGATGCGATATGCATAGGTCCGGTATCAGTACAGACAAGAACCGAACATTTCGAATAAAGGTAAGCAAGTTCTTTTAGGCTTGTACGGCCTGCAAAATTTATTGTTCTATCTTTACTGTCCATTTTATTCATAATGCCATCGATAACCGGTACATCCTGTTTACTTCCTGTAAATATTATACTACAGGACAAATCCTTTTGCAGCATTGAAGCAAGTTTAGAAAATTTATCTTCTTCCCATAACTTTGTTTTCCATTTGGCAATTGGATTAACGGCTATAATATTTTTATTTTCTATTTGTGATCCAAGCAGGTTGTCGATAAGATTTTTATCCTGTTCAAAAACAGGAATTTCACCCTTAACGGTATCGGTATTGCAACCAAGATATGATGCTACTTTGAGATAGCGGTCAATTGCATGCTGTTCGTAGCTGACAGGGACAGGAAGTTCTTTTAAGAAAAATGAAGCTCCTTCCCTTGATCCGCTCATGCCTATTTTCCTTTTCCCCTTTGAAATTGCAGCTAAAACACCGCTTCTGAAAAGACCCTGCAAATCAATTACTACATCATATGAAGATAATCTCACATCTTTATAAAATTTAATTATATCAGAAGATGTCTTTATGAATTTTGAAGGTTCGAAAATTTCTTTTTGCCATCTTTTTCTTCCTGATACAATAATTTGGTTAATCGACGGGTGCCCAGATATTACCTGGGAAGCTTCTTCTTCAATCAGCCAGTCTATTTTAGAGGCAGGAAAGCATTGTCTTATTGCTTCAAGAAATGGAAGAGCGTGAACAACATCACCTATGGAGCTTAATTTAATTATTAAAATATTTTTGACATCTGTCATTCGGATATATTTTCACAAGCGGACCTGAATTGTTCCATTTCTTGCCAGACTTGTTCAGGTGTTATGGAAAGCATGCATTTAAAATCTGTAGGGCACTCCTGCTTTAAGCATGGTGCGCAATCGATATCATGTTTTACAATTCTTGTTTTTGGGCCTCGCGGTCCGGTAGCTATATGATCGGTAGAACCAAAAATCGCAAGAGTTGGAACACCAAGTGCTGCTGCTACATGCATGAGGCCTGAATCATTTGATACAAAAAAATTACACCTGCTGATAATCGCTATTGCTTCTTCAAGAGAGGTTATACCGCAAAAGTCTACAGGGGTATGTATCATCAGGTTGCTTACAACGGTACCGATATATTTTTCTTTTTTGCTGCCCATTATAATTGTTTTTGCACCCCATCTTTGGGCCGCGATATCTCCTATTTCAGCAAAACGTTCCGGGGGCCACTTTTTAGCATTTCCGAAAATTGCTCCCGGTGCAAAACCAAGCACAAACTCATCATTATTTATACCATTTTGTTTTAAAATATTATCTGCTCTATTAAAATTGTTTTCTGAAATATAAATAACAGGATTACGGCTTTCTGCCTTAAAGCCTAATGCCTTTATGATAGACAGATAATATTCAACCTGATGGATCTTAAATATTTCATTGGTTCTTTTTATCGGATGGGTCAGCAATATACCCCGGCCATCCGAATCGAAACCGACTCTGTTTTTTACTCCGCCAAGGTATGCAATTATGGCTGCTTCAAATGCATTCTGAAAAAGAATTGCAAGATCAAATTGTTTTTCTTTTATAGATTCAACCAGACTGCGTATTTCAGATATATCTTTTATAAAGCTTTCGTGTTTTTGAAAAACCATAACATTGCTTACGGCAGGATGATTTTCAAATAAAGGAGCAACCCACGGCCTTGCAATAACAGTAATCTTTGCAGATGGAAAACTCTCAGATACTGCCTCAAGTGCCGGAAGAGTCATTACGGCATCGCCTACCCAGTTTGTGGCACGAATGAGTATCGTGTTAATACTTGAGCCCTCAAGCGGTTGAAGCTGCATAATTTCTCTTCCTCCCGGAATTTTGGCTATATTTTCTATCCTTATTAATTAACATGTTCTTTAATATGCCTTAATGCTTCTTTTATCGCTCCCTGGTGTTTATTAACAAACTTTTTAGAGTTTTCCCCTATTTTGCCACAAAAACCGGAATCTTCAAGAAGCTTTTTTATGTTTTCAAAAAGTTCGGTTTCGTTATTCACCTGAATGGCACCTTTATCTTTTAATATAAGATCGGACATAAGAACAAAATTATGCATATAAGGGCCAAAAAGCACCGGGCATCCAAAACTTGCAGGTTCAAGCGGGTTATGGCCTCCTAGAGGAACCATGCTTCCGCCGATATAAGCAATTTTGCCAATACCGTAGATTCTGTTTAATTCTCCTATAGTATTTAAAATCAAAATTTTGTAAGGTTCTTTGTTGTTAAGTAAATCAGTTTTCAGAATACTTTTTATGGCCATCTCCTGAGCAATTTTAAGTATTGTGCCTGATTCTTCTATATTTCTGGGAGCAAGAATAAGGCGCAGACCGGGAAATTGGGGTAAAAGCCTTGAGAAAACATTTAGTATTATTTTATCTTCTTCTTTGTGAATACTTCCTGCAACCCATATGTCATCTTTTGCAGATAGAGATAATTTCTTAAACCATTCATCCCGTTCCTGTGTCTGCATCGGGACCCATTGCCTGTCGAATTTAATATTTCCTGTAGTTATAATTTTATTTTTATCAATGCCTGTTTCAATAAGCCTTTTTGAGTCATGTTCCGATTGCATCATACATAATGCAAATTTATCGAAAACGGGTTTGATAAAAAAAGATAATCTCTTGTATGCTTTGAAAGTACGCGGCGAAATACGGCCGTTTACAAGAAAACATTTTATATTTCTTTTCGAAAGATTATTTAAAAGACCAGGCCAAATATCTGTTTCAATAAGCAGGAAAAAATATGGATTGATATGATTTCTTATCCTGTTAATGCTCCACCAGAAATCAAGAGGCATAGGTAAGATTTTAACTTTATCGCTCAGCTCTTTTCTTGCAATCAAAAGTCCTTTTGATGTTGTTACCGAAAAAACAATCTCTTTGCCGGGATATTCCAGTTTTATCGCATCAATAAGGGGTATAGCCGAAATAACCTCACCTACAGAAAGAGCGTGAATCCATATCCTGCTATCTTTTGGAGATTCTTTGGGAAGTGACAGACCCAGTCTTTCTGTAATCCTTTTATTTCCCAGCATTGAAAAAAGCATGATAAACGGTGCGCCGCAGATAATAATTATTGTATATATAATTTGGTATAATAAATGCGTTTTATATGATTTTTTCATAATATATTTTCAACAATAAATTAGTATGCTACCGATTTTATGGTAATATATTTGGCAACATTTACCAAAGCCGCCGTGTGTGTTTACTGACAGAATCAACAGATTAAAAAAATTCCATTTGATTCTATTGGGGGTTCCCAATCTTGGCAAGTAAATTTTTTAATGATAATAAAAAACTTGTCGGAAAGGTATTTGGTGGTACAATATTTTGGCAGGTAAATATCATTAAGAGTATTCACAAAAATGAAATATCAATGAGATAGTATAGGAAGTTTAACCTCAACCAGGAGATAAACATCAATGCATAAAAGCAGGGGCATTCGCATGCTTTCCATAGGTTTTGTTCTTCTCGCTTTGATTTTGGGAATCAGCACAAAAGCTATCGCACTTGAACCCAAAGAGGTTGTGGTGATAGCAAATTTAAAGAGCAAAGCCAGTGTAGAACTTGCAAAGTACTACATGAAAGGCCGCAAAATTCCGCCTGCAAATCTTATTACCATCTCTTGCACCTTAAAGGAGCGTTGTTCAAGAAATACTTATGAGAAAGAAATTGCAGATCCTGTTCGTAAACTTTTGTTGCGTGCTGATTGTTCAGGCAGAATCAAATGTCTGGTTTTAATGACAGGTATACCTCTAAAAGTGGAACCGGAGAAGCGTTCTAAACCGGAAATTTCTGAGCTTGCCTCGGTAGATTCGGAAATATCTTTTGTACGAATTAAAGAATTAAGACTTGAAGGTTGGCTTCCTAATCCTCATTTTACCGGTTATGATCAGGCCAACATTTTACAATTTCGTTCCGATGTTCTAATGGTGAGTCGTCTTGACGGCCCTGATGCCAAAACAGCAAAAAGAATTATTGATGATGCGCTCCGCGTTGAAAAACATGGTCTTAAGGGAATTGCATACTTTGATGCCCGTTATCCACTTTTGGGCAAGGACCTAAACACTTACGAAAAATACGATCTTTCCATAAGAAAGGCTTCGGAGATAGTGAGAAAAAGCGGGCTAATGAAAGATGTCGTTTTGGATACCCGGTCAAATCTTTTTCAAAAGGGGCAGTGTCCCGATGCGGCACTTTATTGCGGTTGGTACAGTCTGGCCAAATATGTAGATGCTTTCAAGTGGAATGCCGGCTCTGTCGGTTTCCATATAGCAAGTTCTGAGTGTGTGAGCCTCAAGAATCCGGCAAAACCTTATTGGTGTCCAAACATGCTAAAACATGGTGTTTGCGCCACGCTGGGGCCGGTTGCAGAGCCTTACCTTAACGCATTTCCTGATCCTGAGTTGTTTTTCAAATACCTGGTTGAAGAAAAAAAGACCCTGGTGGAAAGTTATTTTATGAGTCAGCCATTTGTTTCCTGGCGAATGGTACTTATCGGCGATCCACTATATGAGCCGTTTAAAAACAGGGAATGAACGTGCTCTCCAATGTACGAATGGTGGCGGTACTGGTATCCGCAGTTTTTGATGCCACCGGCGCAAAGTTTTTTCAGCTTCCTATGACCCCTGAACGGGTCAAAAAGGCACTTGAAAAATCTTAATTTTAAGGTAACTTCAGACCGTAGTATTATAAGCGCCGACAAGAATTATTTACTTCCGGAACCTGTTGCTTTAGGTATGCTTTTTTGCTTCAGCAACCGGATTTTATGGAGTACTTTAATGATAAATGCTAACGTTTTGCCAATTATAGCCGGAATACTTACAGCATGTATTTTATGCCAATGGATAGCATGGCGAGTCAAACTGCCTGCTATCATCTTCTTGCTCTTTACAGGGATCATAGCAGGGCCGGTTTTAGGTCTTTTAAATCCTGAAAATATATTAGGAGATCTCTTTTTTCCCTTTGTATCTCTTTCTGTTGCAGTCATTCTTTTTGAAGGAAGCCTGGCGCTTAGATTCAAAGAAATACTAGGTTTGGAGGTCGTTGTTCGGAACATGGTTTCATTTGGTATGGCTGTCACATGGCTTATCACTGCCCTGGCGACACATTATGCTATCGGACTGTCCTGGGAAATATCGTTTCTATTTGGGGCCATAACGGTGGTGACTGGTCCTACGGTCATTGCACCTATGTTGCGTACCATTCGACCAACACAAGCTGTTTCAAATATACTTCGGTGGGAGGGTATCATTATCGACCCCATAGGCGCGTCCCTCGCGGTTCTGGTTTATGAGTTCATCATATCCAGCGGAGGACAGACTGCATGGTCCCACACAATGTTGACCTTCGCGAAAATTATCTCTGTTGGAACGATAATAGGCATTTGCTGTGGTTATTTTTTCGGCCTCTCAATAAGATATCATTGGTTACCGGAGTTTCTCCATAATGTCACAGCACTAACACTCGTAATTACAACCTTTATAATATCAAACATTATTCAGACAGAATCCGGCCTTGTAACGGTTACGATTATGGGGATTTGGCTGGCAAATATGAAAGATGTAGATTTGGAAGGAATCCTTGATTTCAAAGAAAGCATCAGTATATTATTGATTTCTCTTCTTTTTATTATGTTGGCTGCACGTCTTGATATTCAATCATTAAAAAACCTGGGTTGGGGAGTTGTATTCATATTAATCGCCATCCAGTTTCTTGCGCGCCCACTTAATGTCATGGTGTCCACTATGCGATCGAAGTTGACATGGCCGGAGCGCCACATTCTTGCCTGGATTGCTCCTCGCGGCATCATCGCAGCCGCAATATCAGCCCTGTTTGCAGTCCAGCTTGAAAACGCCGGATTTTCCGATGCTCACCTTCTTGTTCCACTCACCTTCTCCGTTATCATCGTAACTGTTCTCCTGCAAAGCATCACAGCACGGCCTATTGCTCAGTGGCTTAAGGTAGCCGAGCCCGAACCGGCAGGGTTTCTCATTATTGGTGCGAATCTTGTGGCCCGGGCTATTGCTAAGGTTTTAGTTCAAAATAATATGAACGTCTTGTTAGTTGATCCCGAATGGGAAAAAATATCCAAGGCTAAAAAAGAAGGATTGGCGACATATTTCGGCAACCCAATTTCAGAGCATGCCGACCGCCATTTAGATCTTATCGGTATCGGTCGAATGTTAGCCCTTTCTCCCTCTGAGAGTGTAAATATTTCTGCAGTTATGCACTACAGGATGGAGCTTGGGCGAAACAATGTATTTATTATTCAATCTGAACCACAGGAAAGTGTGTCGGAAAGATTAAAAATGCCAATTCAAAGATTTGGAAAAACACTTTTCGGGAAAAATTTAACCTATTCCTCCATGGCCTTTGCGTTGTCTAATGGTGGAAAAATTCGTACAACAACCCTTACGGAACGTTTTGGGTTTAATGATTTTATTGAAAATCATGGTCAATTTTCTATCCCACTTTTCGCCATTGATCCCAAAGGGAAAGTTCAGATTTATTCTGAAGGTCAACGTGTAGACCCTAAGCCAAAGTGGTTAATAGTTTATTTATATACGGTTAAGGATGATAAAAAAAGAGTCAACAATTGACCCAAACTGACATTGAGAAAAGCGGCAATTTTGTCATGAAAAATTGATCTGAAAAAGGTAAAAGAAAAATAAACGGTTTGCAAAAGGAGAAAATATGCATCGTGTTATGATTCACCCCGCATCTTATGAAACTTGCAAAAAAGCAGTTGATCGGGCATTCGAGCTTTTCCCCCAGGATATTGCCCATAAAAAAGTTGTAATAAAACCCAATGTACTCCGGTCGTCTGCTGCAAAAGAACATATTGTTACTCATCCATCTTTGTTGCGGGCAGTGGTAGAAAAAGTTGAAAAGATGTCTCCGGCTTCTATTGTGGTAGGCGATAATCCGGGGCTGCATAACTATGGTGACAATGAAAACAGTTTTGAAAAAACAGGGTTGATGGATGCTGCGAAAGGTTATTACAAGAACCTTGGCAACTCAACTCAAAACCTTACTTTTAATCCTGAATTCATGCCTGAGGTGGGAGTTTCCAAAGAAATCATGGACGCTGATATTTTTATCAGCTTACCCAAATTTAAAACCCATGGCCTTACAGTTTTAACCGGGGCCATTAAAAACAGCTATGGGATACTTCCCGGTGCACAAAAAGCAAGGCTGCATCAAATTGCAGGCTCACCGGAGCGGTTTCATGATGTTATTGTTGAAGTTTTTCGCCTGCGGATTCCGGATCTTTTTATTATGGATGCAGTAGTAGGCATGGAGGGAAACGGTCCGGCTTCGCCTGAGCTAAGAGAAATCGGCCTTATTCTGGCTGCCGATAATGCCGTGGCTTTAGATGGAGTGGTTGCAAGAATGATGGGGCTTGATCCAGGCCGCCTGCGTTTTCTCCAAAAAGCAAAAGCCATGGGCCTTGGTGATTTTGATTCTAAAATGATTAAAATCGATGGCGAAATGCGAATTCTACCTGATTTCAAAGTTCCACCCTTAGGCGGTGAGGCTATTTTGGGTAATCAGGTTATTCAAAAATTAATGCAAACCAAATCACAGCTTAGACCCCAGGCAGATCCCAAATTGTGTACGGCGTGTGGCTCCTGTAAAGATCATTGCCCGGTTTCGGCTTTTTCAATGATAGAAAACCTACCTGTGGCTGATACTGGCATCTGTATTACTTGCTTTTGCTGTCAGGAGATCTGTCCCGAAAAGGCAATGGCTCTGATATAAAAGGAAAAATCCACTTATGTTCCACTGGCTCAGAAACTATCGCCGTTCTAAAATACGAAAGCAACCATTCCCCACTGAGTGGGAGGTCTTCATGCGCGCAAACGTGGTTCATTATTGTGTGCTTGATGAAACTGAACGCACCGAGCTGCGTGCATTAATGCAGGTCTTCATAAAAGAGAAGTATTGGGAGGGATGCGGTGGCCTTGAACTTACAGATGAAATACGCATTACTATTGCAGCCCAGGCATGTCTGCTGCTACTTGGAATTCCTCACAACTACTATCACAACGCGCAGTCAATTCTCGTTTATCCCTCCACCGTTGTGCCTCCGCAGCGGCGTCCCGGCTTTTTCGAAATAGCAAACAGCCCGGTGGATAGCCCCGCTCCTCTGCTTGGCCAGGCCTTCACTCAGGGTCCGGTAATTCTTGTGTGGGATGCTGTCTTGCATGGAGCGCGCCACCCCGAGCATGGGCATAATGTTGTTTATCATGAGTTCGCTCACAAGTTAGACATGCTTGATGGAGCTGCAGACGGTACCCCGCCCTTTGCCGATCGCGAACAGTTAGTTAAATGGGTGGCCGTATGTTCTACTGAATTCTTGCGACTTCGTAATCTCGCCGAAAAAGGCCATAAAACTTTCCTCGATGCCTACGGTGCGAAAAACGAGGCCGAGTTTTTCGCTGTGGCTACTGAAGAGTTCTTCGATCGCCCTGTTGCACTTAAGGAGCACGCCCCTGATCTCTATCGCGTCCTTAGCGACTATTACCGACAGGATCCGGCAGGCCGTGTGAATCGCACCTGCTTTACCAAATAGCATCCGGAACAAGCACCGAAATTTAGAATATCTTTCATTTATTGGAAATTAATTTAAAATATGCTACCTTACAAAAAACCCGGATTTATGTTGTGATTTATAGAACATTAGAATTATTTGTTGTCTGCACAAAGCCTTTGACAAAAAACAAACCCCAAAAAAGGAATTATGGAAATTACATTAACTACACCGGCATTACTTTTTCCGGCAATTTCACTTTTGCTTGTGGCATATACGAATCGTTTCAATACTATTGGGGCACGTATTCGAACTTTGCATTCTCAATATAAAGAAAACCATGATTGCATTTTGGCCGGCCAGATTGAAAGTTTAAGAATACGTTTATATCTGATAAAAAAGATGCAGGCATTTGGTGTTGCGAGCCTTTTTTTATGTGTTTTATGTATATTTATTCTGTTTGCAGGTAAATCGCTTATAGGGGAAATATTATTTTGCATCAGCTTAATCCTTATGATGATTTCATTGTTTTTCTCTTTTAAGGAAATATTGCTATCAGCAAACGCATTGAATCTTGAGCTAAGTGACATGCAAAAAGACAATAAAGGTACATGTAAATATAATCACTGAAGGTATTAGATAAATAAATGGTTAAAAATCATAATAAACTAAATCCCGGAAAGCATTCGAAACACAAATCTATGGAGATTAAAGCTCCGGCTGATGCAGTGATGCTCGGCGAATTGCCGGCAACCGCCATATGTGGAAATGACATCAGTTCATCCTGTTTGTACGTTTCTGCTTTATCAATAGTATATGCAGGAAAATATGCATGGATTTCTCTTTTGATAGTTGCAGGAGTATTGTATTTCTACCGGAAGATATATGGTGAGGTTGTAGGAGCCCTGCCTTTAAATGGTGGTGCTTATAATGCACTGCTAAACACTACAAGTAAATCGGTTGCTTCCCTTGCCGCAGCCTTAACTCTTCTTTCGTATATGGCTACAGCAGTTATCTCAGCCAGTGAAGCAATGCATTATGTGCATGCACTATGGCATAAATTGCCAATTATGGAAGCAACCATAGTGTTGCTGTTATTCTTTATGTTATTAACTATCATAGGAATCGGCGAATCTTCCAGAGTTGCAGTCGTAATATTCATTACGCATCTGTCATGTCTTACCGTTCTGGTTATTGCGTGTAGTATATATCTCAAGACGCATGGATTTAGTGTGCTTGAATCAAATTACAGTATCCCGGTTGAGGGAGGGTTGGCTATGGCTTTATTCTTCGGATTTTCTGCCGCTATGCTGGGTATTTCCGGATTTGAAAGTTCAGCCAATTATGTGGAAGAACAGGCTCCGGGAGTTTTCCCGAAAACTCTGCGCAATATGTGGGTTGTGGTCAGCATTTTCAATCCCCTAACGGCTTTTCTTGCACTTGCTATTGTGCCTATTCCCGAAGTTGCTGCAAATCAGGAAGCACTGCTTGCTCATATGGGTGGTATTTCAGCCGGAAACTGGCTTTCGTGGGTAATTTCAATAGATGCAGCGCTTGTATTAAGTGGTGCAGTGCTGACATCTTATATAGGTGTTGGTGGATTGATGCAGCGAATGACCTTAGATAGGACTCTGCCGCAGTTTTTACTTAAACTGAACAAAAGAAATACTCCTTATCGCATTATGATTGCATTTTTTATTCTTTGCGTCTCAATTTTGTTGATTACTAAAGGAAAGTTAGGCGCTTTGGCAGGTGTTTATACGATTTCATTTTTATCGGTAATGGCATTATTTGGTATCGGAAATATTTTGCTTAAAGTGAAACGCGCACGTTTACCTCGTCCGGAAAAGGCGGGCGCCATTGCTCTTTTTATAGCTATCACAGCAGTTCTTGCAGCACTTGCGGGAAATGCCATTATGAACCCCGCTTATCTTGCCGTGTTTCTGGAGTATTTTCTACCGACCATGGGTATTGTTGCGATAATGTTATATCGAACAACAATACTTAAAGGTTTGCTATCTTTATTTAAGCATATTTCAGATAAAATTCAAAAAGCTGTTTCTCTTGGAAATGCAACTTTGCTCAAGATGATAAGCGATATCAATGCCCAGGAATTTGTATTTTTTACGAAAGATGATAATGTGGCTATCCTGAACAAGGTAATGATTTATGTAACCCAGAATGAACAAACGCGAAAATTAAAAATAGTTACTGTTTTGCCTGAAGACGGCGCTCTTACACCGGGCCTTGAAAGAGATTTAGAGGTTCTTGACCGTGCTTATCCTGATATCAAAATAGACTTTGTAAAACTGTACGGCGAATTTGGTCCTGAAATAATCAAAAAACTCTCGCAGAAATGGGATATTGCTCCAAATTTTATGTTTATCGGTTCTCCCGGTGATCATTTTCCATATAAAATAGCAGAGCTGGGAGGGGTGCGGTTAATAATTTAACAAAAATACCCGACTATCAAACATGATAAAGGAGAAACAATGGGGCTATTCAGGGAAAATCAGCTAAGGAGCTATAAAACAAGAACTGTAATATCGGTGATAGCCATTATAATGTGGTGGGCGATGGTTGCTTTTGCCGGAGTAAACGAAGATTTGTACAAAGCAATAGGAAGCTGCAACTTATCTGAGGTTAAACAGCTTATCTCAAAAAAAGCTGATGTTAATGCAAAGGGCAAAGACGGTAGCACAATGCTGATGCAGGCTTCCTGGGCTGGCAACAATGAGATTGTTCAGGAGCTGCTTAAAAAGGGTGCTAAGGTCAATGCCAAGAATAAAGATGGCTGGACCGCATTGATACATGCTTCTTTGTGGGGCCACAGTAAGATAGTAAAGGAGCTGCTGGCAAATGGTGCGGATGCCAATGCCGTAAGCAATGACGGCAGAACCCCTTTGATGTTTGCATCACAGTACGGTTTTTTTGAAGCTGTACAGGAGTTGTTGAAACATGGTCCCAAAGTAAATACAAAGGATAAAGTTGAAGGTACTGCATTGATGTATGCTTCAATGAAAGGTTCCCGTGAGATAGTACAAGAGTTATTAAAACAAGACGTTGAGGTAAATGCCAGGGAGAAAGCCGGTAATACTGCATTGATGTATGCTTCTCACAAAGGTCATCGAAATATTGTACAGGATCTATTGGCAAAAGATGCTGATATAAATATCAAAAACAAGGTGGGTAGTACTGCAATCTTGGTTGCCGCTTCAATGGGTCATTCTGATATTATGCAGGATCTGATGGCAAAAGGTGCCGATATCAAGGATAAGGATAAAGATGACAAAACATCATTGATATATGGTTCAGAGAAGGGCTGCCATGAGATTGTTCAGGAATTGTTGGCAAAGGGTGCCAATGTTAATGATAAGGACAAAGGTGGCGGTACTCCATTGATATATGCTTCAGAGAAGGGGCATCTTGAGATTGTACAGGACCTTTTAACAAAGGGTGCTGATGTCAATGCCGGAAATTATAGCGGCTTGACTGCGCTGATGGCTGCTTCTTTAAATGGTCATAGTAAAATTGTGAAAATTCTTCTGTTAAAAGATGCTGATGTAAATGCCAGGTTTAATAATGGCAGAACTCCATTGATATATGC of Pseudomonadota bacterium contains these proteins:
- a CDS encoding ankyrin repeat domain-containing protein, producing the protein MGLFRENQLRSYKTRTVISVIAIIMWWAMVAFAGVNEDLYKAIGSCNLSEVKQLISKKADVNAKGKDGSTMLMQASWAGNNEIVQELLKKGAKVNAKNKDGWTALIHASLWGHSKIVKELLANGADANAVSNDGRTPLMFASQYGFFEAVQELLKHGPKVNTKDKVEGTALMYASMKGSREIVQELLKQDVEVNAREKAGNTALMYASHKGHRNIVQDLLAKDADINIKNKVGSTAILVAASMGHSDIMQDLMAKGADIKDKDKDDKTSLIYGSEKGCHEIVQELLAKGANVNDKDKGGGTPLIYASEKGHLEIVQDLLTKGADVNAGNYSGLTALMAASLNGHSKIVKILLLKDADVNARFNNGRTPLIYASDKGHLEIVRQLLIKDADINSRDTEGWSAFMFASSKGHRDIAHELLAKGADINARDKEDVTALMAASFDGHLEIVQELLGKGAEINARDKEGLTALMAASWSGHLKVVKELLTKGADIYAKDNNNMTAVMIASKNEHPDVKELLIKAGAKL